The Pan paniscus chromosome 23, NHGRI_mPanPan1-v2.0_pri, whole genome shotgun sequence genome includes the window CACCTAGCACGGCCTCCCTGCTCAGTCTCGGGGCTGCCCCCTTACCCTTCACCCTTTGTCAGGGATGGAGCAGACACCCTGTGAGCTGGTTTCTATTTCTCTTCCCAAAGAACCACTCCagtgtatttcttttcctttccagggCCTGGAAGTGAAAAATACAGTGATGACACCAAATACACCGGTCAGTATTTCCTGGTTTGcatgtttgcttatttttaaagcagTGGAGGGTTCTGCTGGGATAAGTGCGTGGGTCGCCTCCTGTGCTCTGACTCCCGAGTCCCTTCAGGAGACCCCACCTTAGAAACCCCCTTCCAGTACCCCACTCAGAAGGGCCCCCAATAACAAGGCCTGGGTGCCATTTTTTGAATCACTCAGACAAGGAAAGAAAGGTAAGTATTTTGTGAACAGAGGTCCTCCCTGGAGCAGACCAACAGAGCTTGGtgcctcttcttcttttcttaaagTATAGGCTAAAGACCAGCTAGGAACGTTGAGAGATTCTTTCTCCCACAAGGCAGCAGACTGATTTTTTTCAGGCAGCCAAAGGTGGAATAGTAACATCTGGGTTTTTCCAACAGGCCTCAGTTGGGTTTCTCAGCGTAGGGAGGGAGCCAAGCTCTGTGTCCTGGTCCAGGCCCCTCCTGGGCTGGCAGGCACAGAGCTGCCCTGGGCCCTGGGGTGAGGGTCAGCATGTGTGGTCTTGTTTCCTTAGATGGCCTGCCTGCGGCTGACCTGATCCCCCCACCGCTGAAGCCCAGGAAGGTCTGGATCATCTACTCAGCCGACCACCCCCTCTACGTGGACGTGGTCCTGAAATTCGCCCAGTTCCTGCTCACCGCCTGCGGCACGGAAGTGGCCCTGGACCTGCTGGAAGAGCAGGCCATCTCGGAGGCAGGAGTCATGACCTGGGTGGGCCGTCAGAAGCAGGAGATGGTGGAGAGCAACTCTAAGATCATCGTCCTGTGCTCCCGCGGCACGCGCGCCAAGTGGCAGGCGCTCCTGGGCCGGGGGGCGCCTGTGCGGCTGCGCTGCGACCACGGAAAGCCGGTGGGGGACCTGTTCACTGCAGCCATGAACATGATCCTCCCGGACTTCAAGAGGCCAGCCTGCTTCGGCACCTACGTAGTCTGCTACTTCAGCGAGGTCAGCTGTGACGGCGACGTCCCCGACCTGTTCGGCGCGGCGCCGCGGTACCCGCTCATGGACAGGTTCGAGGAGGTGTACTTCCGCATCCAGGACCTGGAGATGTTCCAGCCGGGCCGCATGCACCGCGTAGGGGAGCTGTCGGGGGACAACTACCTGCGGAGCCCGGGCGGCAGGCAGCTCCGCGCCGCCCTGGACAGGTTCCGGGACTGGCAGGTCCGCTGTCCCGACTGGTTCGAATGTGAGAACCTCTACTCGGCAGATGACCAGGATGCCCCGTCCCTGGACGAAGAGGTGTTTGAGGAGCCACTGCTGCCTCCGGGAACCGGCATCGTGAAGCGGGCGCCCCTGGTGCGCGAGCCTGGCTCCCAGGCCTGCCTGGCCATAGACCCGCTGgtcagggaggaaggaggagcagCAGTGGCAAAGCTGGAACCTCACCTGCAGCCCCGGGGTCAGCCAGCGCCGCAGCCCCTCCACACCCTGGTGCTCGCCGCAGAGGAGGGGGCCCTGGTGGCCGCGGTGGAGCCTGGGCCCCTGGCTGACGGTGCCGCAGTCCGGCTGGCACTGGCGGGGGAGGGCGAGGCCTGCCCGCTGCTGGGCAGCCCGGGCGCTGGGCGAAATAGCGTCCTCTTCCTCCCTGTGGACCCCGAGGACTCGCCCCTTGGCAGCACCCCCATGGCGTCTCCTGACCTCCTTCCAGAGGACGTGAGGGAGCACCTCGAAGGCTTGATGCTCTCGCTCTTCCAGCAGAGTCTGAGCTGCCAGGCCCAGGGGGGCTGCAGTAGACCCGCCATGGTCCTCACAGACCCACACACGCCCTACGAGGAGGAGCAGCGGCAGTCAGTGCAGTCTGACCAGGGCTACATCTCCAGGAGCTCGCCAGCCCCCGAGGGACTCACGGaaatggaggaagaggaagaagaggagcagGACCCAGGGAAGCCGGCCCTGCCACTCTCTCCCGAGGACCTGGAGAGCCTGAGGAGCCTCCAGCGGCAGCTGCTTTTCCGCCAGCTGCAGAAGAACTCGGGCTGGGACACGATGGGGTCAGAGTCAGAGAGGCCCAGTGCATGAGGGCGGCTCCCCAGGGACCGCCCAGATCCCAGCCTTGAGAGAGGAGTGTGTGTGCACGTATTCATCGGTGTGTACATGTCTGCATGTGTATATGTTCGTGTGTGAAATGTAggctttaaaatgtaaatgtctgGATTTTAATCCCAGGCATCCCTCCTAACTTTTCTTTGTGCAGCGGTCTGGTTATCGTCTATCCCCAGGGGAATCCACACAGCCCGCTCCCAGGAGCTAATGGTAGAGCGTCCTTGAGGCGCCATCATTCGTTCATTCAGCATTTATtgtgcacctactatgtgccgggCATTTGGGATACCAAGATAAATTGCATGTGGCATGGCCCCAGCCATGAAGGAACTTAACTGCTAGTGCCGAGGACACATTAAACGAACaggatgggccgggcgcggtggctcacgcctgtaatcccagcacattgggaggccgaggcaggtggatcactctgaggtcaggagtttgagaccagcctggccaacatggtgaaaccccatctccactaaaaatagaaaaattagccgggcatggtgacacatgcctgtagtcctagctacttgggaggctgaggcaggagaattgcttgaatctgggaggcagaggttgcagtgagccgagattgtgccattgcactgcagcctggatgacagagcgagactccatctcaaaaaaaaaaaaaaaaagatggtcacGCGGGATGTAAACGctgaatgggccaggtgcagtggctcatgcttgtaatcccagcacttcgggaaggcgaggcaggtggattgcctgagctcaggagttcaagaccagcctgggcgacatagtgagaccttatttctacctaaattttttttttagtcagtcatggtggcacatgcctgtagtcccagctactcgggaggctgatgccagatgatcacttgagcccaggaggtagaggctgcagtgagctataatggtaccattgcaatccagcctgggcaacagagtgagatcctgtctcaaaaaaaataaaaaagtagaaagatggaGTGGAAGCCTGCCCAGGGTTGTGAGCATGCACGGGAAAGGCACCCAGGTCAGGGGGGATCCCCGAGGAGATGGCTGAGCTGAAGGATTGTTTTTGGGGAAAGCGTAGTCCCAGCAAGGAAGCAGCTTGTGGGTAAGTGCTGGGAGGTGAGTGGAGTGAGCTTGTCAGGGAGCTGCTGGTGGAGcctggaggggaaggagggaggccgTGAGAGAGAtcaggggtgggggttggggggatgtCGCCAGAGCTCAGGGTGGGGACAGCCTTGTGCGCATCAGTCCTGAGGCCTGGGGCACCTTTCGTCTGATGAGCCTCTGCATGGAGAGAGGCTGAGGGCTAAACACAGCTGGATGTCACCTGAGTTCATTTATAGGAAGAGAGAAATGTCGAGGTGAAACGTAAAAGCATCTGGCAGGAAGGTGAGTCTGAAGCCCTGCACCCGCGTTCCTACTATCAGTGGGGAGCTGTTAGCACGTAGGATTCTTCAGAGCAGCTGGGCTGGAGCTCCCCTGAGCTCAGGAAGCCCCAGGGTGCAAGGACAAGGAAATGAGGGGTGGTGGGTCAGTGAAGATCTGGGCAGACCTTGTGTGGGGAAGGGGTGCTGCTGTGACTTCAGGGTCTGAGGTCCAAAGACAGCATTTGAAAAGAGGCTCTGAAGCCAGTGTTTGAAGAATTTGTTCCTGAAGTACCTCCTGGGGGTAGGCTGGAGGCTTCTGGCTTCAGGGTCCTGAAGAACACATTGAGGTGCCGTCTTGACACTGGAATAGGGTGCCCTTCATTCCTATGCCTGAGTCCTTAACTATATTTCCGACCTCCAGTGAGGAGGAGAAGATTCGGAAATGTGACAGGAGAGCAAACAGGacagtttgcatgtgtgtgtgcgtgtgtgtgtacacacatacatgtacgtGAAAGATTATCAATAAAAGTGCATAAATTTGTTGATCTGGTAAGAGTTTCTAGCAGGAAGGTCAAGCCACTTACTGTAGGTCAAGAAGTTGCTAGTTGCGGAGTTTTTTCTTGCAGTTAGACTTTACCTAGTGGCAGCAGGGCCACCAAAGCTCTGTGTCCTAGATGGTGTATGGCCCATAATCCACCCAACAGCAGCAAAGGACCAGGCAAGGGAGAACAGGAGCGGAAGCCTCCCAGCCACTAGCCTTTTGGGCTCAGTCTCTCCAATAATCCTGGAGAGGGGCTTCGTTGGGTCTGGACACCTACCATGCGTTCTGTGACCTTTCCCTAGCTTCCAATAAATAACTGTTCGACGCCCAGAGTACAGGATACCACAATGCACTCTTCCTGCGTAGAGCACATGTTCCCATCTGCTCCCATTCCTCAGGAACCTTGAATTCTAGCTCTGCTGGCCTTTGAGCCCATGCCAGTAAATGTCCTGATGGGCATTGCCTACTATCTCCAGGGCAGCTGCCTTTGTTCTCCTAACAGCTTTATTGGAGTACAGTTCACTTACCATACAATCCACAATTGACCCTGCACAATTTGATGCCGGTTTAGTATAGTCACAGTTCAGCAGCCATCAGCACAGTCAGTCTTAGAGTTTACTACCCCCAAAAGAAATCCAGCCCCCCTTAGTCACCACCCCAACCTCCCCATCCCTAGGCACCCCTAGGCTACTTTGATCTCTGTAGACTTGCCTCTTCTGGACATGACATAGAGAAAGGAGTCATAAATTCTCCAAggtgtctatttcttctttaatgtCATTCCCTGTTTCTCCTCACATTTCCTCCCCATTTCCTGGGCCCAGTCTCACACTGGTCCTTGCTTACCCTAAATGCTATTAATTCCATCACTCTGAGTATGGTGTTTGCTGTCCGCTGAATGCCAAGAGCTTCAAGAGTGTGTGTAAATAAAGCCACacctttatttttgtattattctgAACCATGGCTAATAAATTGTTTCACTAAGAAATGTCTCTCTAAGAACAGATGCCCTCCACGCTGTGCCCCTCCCACCTCTTCAGCTCGTCTCCTGAGTGTGCAGAGGTGGTTCCGGTTGGGAAAGAAGCAGCGGAGCATCTAACCATGCCTGTGTCCAGGCCGATTATGCACG containing:
- the IL17RA gene encoding interleukin-17 receptor A; amino-acid sequence: MGAARSPPSAVPGPLLGLLLLLLGVLAPGGASLRLLDHRALVCSQPGLNCTVKNSTCLDDSWIHPRNLTPSSPKDLQIQLHFAHTQQGDLFPVAHIEWTLQTDASILYLEGAELSVLQLNTNERLCIRFEFLSKLRHHHRRWRFTFSHFVVDPDQEYEVTVHHLPKPIPDGDPNHQSKNFLVPDCEHTRMKVTTPCMSSGSLWDPNITVETLEAHQLRVSFTLWNESTHYQILLTSFPHMENHSCFEHMHHIPAPRPEEFHQRSNVTLTLRNLKGCCRHQVQIQPFFSSCLNDCLRHSATVSCPEMPDTPEPIPDYMPLWVYWFITGISILLVGSVILLIVCMTWRLAGPGSEKYSDDTKYTDGLPAADLIPPPLKPRKVWIIYSADHPLYVDVVLKFAQFLLTACGTEVALDLLEEQAISEAGVMTWVGRQKQEMVESNSKIIVLCSRGTRAKWQALLGRGAPVRLRCDHGKPVGDLFTAAMNMILPDFKRPACFGTYVVCYFSEVSCDGDVPDLFGAAPRYPLMDRFEEVYFRIQDLEMFQPGRMHRVGELSGDNYLRSPGGRQLRAALDRFRDWQVRCPDWFECENLYSADDQDAPSLDEEVFEEPLLPPGTGIVKRAPLVREPGSQACLAIDPLVREEGGAAVAKLEPHLQPRGQPAPQPLHTLVLAAEEGALVAAVEPGPLADGAAVRLALAGEGEACPLLGSPGAGRNSVLFLPVDPEDSPLGSTPMASPDLLPEDVREHLEGLMLSLFQQSLSCQAQGGCSRPAMVLTDPHTPYEEEQRQSVQSDQGYISRSSPAPEGLTEMEEEEEEEQDPGKPALPLSPEDLESLRSLQRQLLFRQLQKNSGWDTMGSESERPSA